In Spiroplasma litorale, a single genomic region encodes these proteins:
- a CDS encoding HsdM family class I SAM-dependent methyltransferase, giving the protein MKSINSVKINERIIKDGVVYTPNYIVINMLDEIKYKGKKILNKHIVDNSCGEGAFLVEITKRYLKELLKLKKNRLDVKKHLEKYIHGIEIDPISYKICISNLNNVLLENGIKVKINWNIINGDTLECTQFLNKMDYVVGNPPYIRIHDLNIDYKKYNFCTKGMIDLYLIFFEIGLNMLNEKGKLIYITPNSYFTSNAANVFRKYLIDKSMLETVINLGHFNPFKGITTYPAITVISKIKNKKTKYKEYDSINNFNFEIDILEKKEFYINDCFYFSKTKQLLKFSEILNVKKNNDLFVRNGISTNLDSFFINDSYTGSYVVEAMKISKMKLTKMFYPYDEDGNTVPLNIIKNENKNMYNLLLNNKEILSKRSLQSQNWFEFARTQGIKDVNKNKLVINNIIKTVNTIKTKILKPGIVPYSGYYVISEKYDLKYIENLIYDQEFIEYLKILRKDKNGEYYFFSSNDLHQYLSYKIYKINQKN; this is encoded by the coding sequence ATGAAAAGCATAAATAGTGTAAAAATAAATGAAAGAATTATAAAAGATGGCGTTGTTTATACACCCAATTATATTGTTATTAATATGTTGGATGAAATTAAATACAAAGGAAAAAAAATATTAAATAAACACATTGTTGATAATTCTTGTGGTGAAGGGGCTTTTTTAGTTGAAATTACAAAAAGATATTTAAAAGAATTATTAAAATTAAAAAAAAATAGATTAGATGTTAAGAAACATCTAGAAAAATACATACACGGAATTGAAATTGACCCTATTTCTTATAAAATATGTATTTCAAATTTAAATAATGTTTTATTAGAAAATGGAATTAAAGTTAAAATAAATTGAAATATTATAAATGGTGATACATTAGAATGTACACAGTTTTTGAATAAAATGGATTATGTCGTTGGTAATCCACCATACATTAGAATTCATGATCTTAATATTGACTACAAAAAATATAATTTTTGTACTAAGGGGATGATTGATTTATACTTAATATTCTTTGAAATAGGTTTAAATATGCTTAATGAAAAAGGTAAACTTATATACATAACACCAAATTCTTACTTTACATCAAATGCAGCCAATGTTTTTAGAAAATATTTGATTGATAAATCGATGCTAGAAACAGTTATAAATTTAGGACATTTTAATCCTTTCAAAGGTATAACTACATATCCAGCAATTACTGTCATTTCAAAAATTAAAAATAAGAAAACAAAATATAAAGAGTATGATTCTATTAATAATTTTAATTTTGAAATTGATATTTTAGAAAAAAAAGAGTTTTATATAAATGATTGTTTTTATTTTTCAAAAACTAAACAGTTGTTAAAATTTAGTGAAATTTTAAATGTTAAGAAAAATAATGATTTATTTGTTAGAAATGGCATTTCAACAAATTTAGATAGTTTCTTTATTAATGATTCGTACACTGGTTCATATGTTGTTGAAGCTATGAAAATATCTAAAATGAAATTAACTAAAATGTTTTATCCATACGATGAAGATGGAAATACAGTACCTTTAAATATAATTAAAAACGAAAACAAAAATATGTATAATTTATTATTAAATAATAAAGAAATTCTTTCTAAAAGAAGTTTACAATCTCAAAACTGATTTGAATTTGCACGAACACAAGGAATTAAAGATGTTAATAAAAACAAATTAGTGATCAATAATATAATTAAAACAGTTAATACAATAAAAACAAAAATATTAAAACCTGGTATAGTCCCGTATAGTGGGTACTATGTCATTAGTGAAAAATACGATTTAAAATATATCGAAAATCTCATATATGATCAAGAATTTATAGAATATTTAAAAATTTTGAGAAAAGATAAAAATGGGGAGTATTATTTTTTCTCATCAAATGATTTGCACCAATACCTATCATATAAAATATATAAAATTAATCAAAAAAATTAA
- a CDS encoding AIPR family protein — MKNKLEEYIEVALKSRYSNSTNLIIMCHFIFSREKDLPNAIYDYDNSICYSNNSKCPKLIIYDEAEDFKKPILFFMIKEEDELDDTIKNIIIFIDNLKKGLFPDNLRPNYKDLLENICRNDAYNFDINIIINNYISDNEIKDLYKKLSIYSDIDNYGDFNFYDRKKLNNKLEGEEDENLTDGNLVYNFTFVNQNNAETKLTNTFSYETKNEKILLCTLEATSLVNCYQKFENRIFDRNIRYSISGDAASKSVDQSIKMTVNEEPEKFIIYNNGITIVAENIGDLDINNNLVKLTNFSIVNGAQTVTNLAKFYKSNELKDNINKVKVIAKIVQSKNNDYNLLVEKITKSSNNQKPVKPRDFRSNSIEMRSLRDFFEKNGFVLNVKRGESNYKVIKNISENLNIKKPLVLENDVLAQYVLSTIFLKPYEANQKKSKIFSDELYNKIFKNDKLKEEYYLNVFKFYTDASKLIKKINNYINFGDIPIVQTLIKSIENWLISTLWLIYNYKDEFAYLTSIDSADEILNNKLIYNESIFLSYKGFDETGLTDFVKASYDEIYELYTKNLDKSNKPYSASAFSFKKDLYSRFIYKLVTPSVFTDTKKQQKIEFLENLFIRD, encoded by the coding sequence ATGAAGAATAAATTGGAAGAATATATTGAAGTAGCACTTAAAAGCAGATATTCAAATTCAACAAATCTAATTATAATGTGTCATTTTATTTTTTCTAGAGAAAAAGATTTACCAAATGCCATTTACGATTATGACAATAGTATTTGTTATTCAAATAATTCAAAATGTCCTAAACTTATTATTTATGATGAGGCAGAAGATTTTAAAAAACCTATTCTATTTTTCATGATCAAAGAAGAAGATGAACTAGATGATACTATAAAAAATATAATTATTTTTATTGATAACTTAAAAAAAGGATTATTTCCAGATAATTTAAGACCTAACTATAAAGATTTACTTGAAAATATTTGTAGAAATGATGCTTATAATTTCGATATAAATATAATAATTAATAATTATATATCTGATAATGAAATTAAAGATTTATATAAAAAATTAAGCATTTATAGCGATATTGATAATTACGGAGATTTTAACTTTTATGATAGAAAAAAACTAAATAATAAATTAGAAGGAGAAGAGGATGAAAACCTAACAGATGGTAACCTAGTTTATAATTTTACTTTTGTAAACCAAAATAATGCTGAAACTAAACTAACAAATACATTTAGTTATGAAACTAAGAATGAAAAAATTTTATTATGTACACTTGAGGCCACTTCCCTTGTTAATTGTTATCAAAAATTTGAAAATAGAATTTTTGATAGAAACATAAGGTATAGTATTTCTGGTGATGCAGCATCAAAATCAGTTGATCAAAGCATAAAAATGACCGTTAATGAAGAACCAGAAAAATTTATCATATACAATAATGGAATTACAATTGTTGCAGAAAATATTGGTGATTTAGATATAAATAATAATCTTGTCAAATTAACAAATTTTTCAATTGTAAATGGTGCTCAAACAGTTACAAATTTAGCTAAATTTTATAAAAGTAATGAACTAAAAGACAACATCAATAAAGTAAAAGTAATCGCAAAAATTGTACAGTCTAAAAATAATGACTATAATTTACTAGTTGAAAAAATTACAAAATCTTCAAATAATCAGAAACCTGTAAAACCTCGTGATTTTAGATCAAACTCAATAGAAATGAGAAGTCTAAGAGATTTTTTTGAAAAAAATGGTTTTGTTCTAAATGTAAAAAGAGGGGAAAGCAACTATAAAGTAATTAAAAATATTTCAGAAAATTTAAATATTAAGAAACCTTTAGTATTAGAAAATGATGTGCTTGCACAATATGTTTTAAGTACAATTTTTTTGAAACCATATGAAGCAAATCAAAAAAAATCTAAAATTTTTAGTGATGAATTATACAATAAGATATTCAAAAATGATAAATTAAAGGAAGAATATTATTTGAATGTTTTTAAATTTTATACAGATGCATCAAAACTAATTAAAAAAATAAATAATTATATTAATTTTGGTGACATCCCTATTGTTCAAACCTTAATTAAAAGTATAGAGAATTGATTAATATCAACATTATGATTAATTTATAATTACAAGGATGAGTTTGCTTACTTAACAAGCATTGATTCGGCAGATGAAATTTTAAATAATAAATTAATTTATAATGAAAGTATTTTTTTAAGTTATAAAGGTTTTGATGAAACAGGTTTAACCGATTTTGTAAAAGCTTCCTATGATGAAATTTATGAATTATATACAAAAAATTTAGATAAATCAAATAAACCTTATTCTGCCTCTGCATTTTCATTTAAAAAAGATTTGTATAGTAGGTTTATATATAAATTAGTAACTCCAAGTGTTTTTACAGATACTAAAAAACAACAAAAAATAGAATTTTTAGAAAATTTATTTATTAGAGATTAA
- a CDS encoding phospholipase D-like domain-containing protein produces MYYSDSNDLNIVKTFKDYIKKSNLIYIVSPFISKEAFLVFKNEFDFFVNKGGIINVITSTFNETWESFNYDDLKYISDMYKDSINIKVQNVKRGEKPLHKKMFFLVMIKILRYSQEVQILVIVGYLVKKIVYFCMMNKNIMLIKILSICEIIMEVIT; encoded by the coding sequence ATGTATTATTCTGACTCAAATGACTTAAATATAGTTAAAACTTTTAAAGATTATATAAAAAAATCCAATTTAATATACATAGTTTCTCCATTTATATCAAAAGAAGCATTTTTAGTTTTTAAAAATGAATTTGATTTTTTTGTTAATAAAGGTGGAATAATAAATGTTATTACTTCAACTTTTAATGAAACATGAGAATCATTTAATTATGATGATTTAAAATATATATCAGATATGTACAAAGATTCAATAAATATTAAAGTACAAAATGTTAAAAGAGGCGAAAAACCCTTACATAAAAAAATGTTTTTTTTAGTTATGATAAAGATTTTGCGATATTCTCAGGAAGTGCAAATTTTAGTTATAGTGGGTTATTTGGTAAAGAAAATTGTATACTTTTGTATGATGAACAAAAACATCATGCTAATAAAGATATTGAGTATATGTGAAATAATAATGGAGGTTATAACTTAA
- a CDS encoding lipocalin/fatty-acid binding family protein: METWQIVLLIISVVIIVVTLTLTIGYLIHSYCVATLNKYKQIYIDRALEEVNKEYYEFKIEENYNNLMKILSREILDKRSSFKIRDSVINDGPKKRVQLKNIILDKIKLDYNSDKEINNSSKCFLKHTNLINREKQQQEKK, from the coding sequence ATGGAAACATGACAGATTGTTTTATTAATTATATCAGTAGTTATTATAGTTGTAACTTTAACTCTAACAATAGGATACCTAATTCATAGTTATTGTGTTGCAACTCTAAATAAATATAAACAAATCTATATAGATAGAGCATTAGAAGAAGTCAATAAAGAATACTATGAATTTAAAATTGAAGAAAATTATAATAATTTAATGAAAATATTAAGTAGGGAAATTTTAGATAAAAGAAGTAGTTTTAAAATAAGAGACTCTGTAATTAATGACGGTCCTAAAAAACGTGTACAATTAAAAAATATTATACTTGATAAAATAAAGCTTGATTATAATAGTGATAAAGAAATTAATAACTCTAGTAAATGTTTTTTAAAACACACTAATTTAATTAATAGAGAAAAACAACAGCAAGAAAAAAAATAA
- a CDS encoding DEAD/DEAH box helicase — protein sequence MWNNNGGYNLINFSDLSKKEWDKLENKYFNRINTIEDDNFKPHYYQLDILNKYENDKFEKINHSVILPTGTGKTFLAAFMFLNYKSAFKNDFMLFTTHRTEILTNAYNRFKSICKNDDFLLVNDENINNIDSIYLKGKNLFITNKRLKNLIDKNIFSKDQFGIIFYDEAHHFDNSTNTNIFEYIYNFFKPKNNIALTATPERMSGMKDITSIFDNVLYKMSLHEAIEKNLVCDIDYYLIKDDSGITLNEADLANEMKLIIKVDNDKRNNLVLKSINDYFFDDSTTLIFCINIDHAKKINNLLINNGFKSDFLVSGDINRNIKINDFINKEINFLCVVDIFNEGIDIKEISNVIFLRPTKSKTIFTQQLGRGLRKYNNKVLKVVDIATNINIKNYWIDRFQCFMSPFNIKKLIDKNELIFKGVKLYIDRLIKEDFITLIKKQNEYAMSNLCNKFKVWPLECIDKNSGKKIKYKLIFNNNFTNWFEIFEFVNDEWVIIDIFNYDKYIYYKQSGVNFKNFNILLFLKKTKSFNDEKSEFIINNFNYIINNAKTQKISFPYNYGIKFFKDVKSIKNDTLLYKKFSNDYKAFIKKVDDGFILLKDSYIYPYHRELYSKKVVDFWDKLKIPKNHNTLFKITKDEHFVSGSLLTDVIVGGNSSINNELYIKSENLSLRDYFIKLINKKLNADF from the coding sequence ATGTGAAATAATAATGGAGGTTATAACTTAATAAACTTCAGTGATCTATCAAAAAAAGAATGAGATAAATTAGAAAATAAATATTTTAATAGAATAAATACTATTGAAGATGATAATTTTAAACCACACTACTATCAATTAGATATATTAAATAAATATGAAAATGATAAATTTGAAAAAATAAACCACAGTGTAATTTTACCAACTGGAACTGGAAAAACGTTTTTAGCAGCTTTTATGTTTTTGAATTATAAGTCTGCATTTAAAAATGACTTTATGTTATTTACCACACATAGAACTGAGATATTAACAAATGCATATAATAGATTTAAAAGTATATGTAAAAATGATGATTTTTTATTAGTAAATGATGAAAATATTAATAATATAGATAGTATTTATCTAAAAGGTAAAAATTTATTTATAACAAATAAAAGACTTAAAAATTTAATTGATAAAAATATATTTTCAAAAGATCAATTTGGAATTATTTTTTATGATGAAGCACATCACTTTGATAATTCCACTAATACAAATATTTTTGAATATATATATAACTTTTTTAAACCCAAAAATAATATAGCTTTAACTGCAACACCAGAAAGAATGTCTGGTATGAAAGATATAACATCGATTTTTGATAATGTATTATATAAAATGAGTTTGCATGAAGCAATTGAAAAAAACTTAGTTTGTGATATAGATTATTATTTAATAAAAGACGATAGTGGAATTACATTAAATGAAGCTGATTTAGCAAATGAAATGAAATTAATTATAAAAGTAGATAATGATAAAAGAAATAATTTAGTTTTAAAATCCATTAATGATTATTTTTTTGATGATTCAACAACCTTAATATTTTGTATAAATATTGATCATGCAAAAAAAATTAATAACTTATTAATAAACAATGGATTCAAATCAGATTTTTTAGTATCAGGAGATATCAATAGAAACATTAAAATTAATGATTTTATAAATAAAGAAATAAATTTTTTATGTGTTGTTGATATTTTTAATGAAGGAATAGACATAAAAGAAATAAGTAATGTAATTTTTTTAAGACCGACTAAATCAAAAACAATTTTTACTCAACAACTTGGTAGGGGGCTTAGAAAATATAATAATAAAGTTTTAAAGGTTGTTGATATTGCGACAAACATTAATATAAAAAATTACTGAATTGATAGATTCCAATGTTTCATGTCACCTTTTAATATAAAAAAACTAATAGATAAAAATGAACTTATTTTTAAAGGTGTAAAGCTTTATATTGATAGACTTATAAAAGAAGATTTTATAACATTAATAAAAAAACAAAATGAATATGCAATGTCAAATCTATGTAATAAATTTAAAGTTTGACCCCTAGAATGTATAGATAAAAATAGTGGTAAAAAAATAAAATATAAATTAATATTCAACAATAATTTTACTAATTGGTTTGAAATTTTTGAATTTGTTAATGATGAATGGGTAATTATTGATATTTTTAATTATGATAAATATATATATTACAAACAATCTGGAGTTAATTTTAAAAATTTTAATATATTATTGTTTTTAAAAAAAACAAAATCATTTAACGATGAAAAATCTGAATTTATTATTAATAATTTTAATTACATAATTAATAATGCAAAAACACAAAAAATATCTTTCCCATATAATTATGGAATTAAGTTTTTTAAAGATGTAAAAAGTATAAAAAATGACACTCTACTATATAAAAAATTTAGTAATGATTACAAAGCTTTTATAAAAAAAGTAGACGATGGATTTATTCTCTTGAAAGATTCTTATATTTATCCATATCATAGAGAATTATATTCTAAAAAAGTAGTAGATTTTTGGGATAAGTTAAAAATTCCTAAAAACCACAATACTTTATTTAAAATAACTAAAGATGAACATTTTGTAAGCGGGAGTTTATTGACCGATGTTATAGTCGGGGGTAATTCTTCAATTAATAATGAGTTATATATTAAGAGTGAAAATTTATCTTTAAGAGATTATTTTATAAAATTAATAAATAAAAAACTAAATGCTGATTTTTAA
- a CDS encoding DNA/RNA helicase domain-containing protein, whose translation MNGVFKKFKFDQNSIIVDDDFKFWPHIYILYSSNKESIKCYVGQTNNINQRIINHINDRNKDFKEVITYTNKLFNISFTYEIESGLIELMSSHDKLLLSNQKSGNSHNFFEKNKTPYFMEEIWKHLDKLGLVKNSLKTIKNSLFYQINPLKPLTNHQNNIIEEIKNSIKSNKLNSYLIKGQSGTGKTLCATALFYSFCNDNELNKLKIAYTSGNTQFRDDLYRTIKNKSFYFNSKNIMSPSQIIKDYVKNNYEKYDYIIVDESQRLKKREALSNYDVFDKNSNILGLNKMETNELEWLMRVSKNQIIFYDDNQTIKNSDLNINEEIEKCNFIKYNLVDELRMENADEYLNLLKNILFKEKNKIDRDKLVKYNFKVFKSFTDMYNMINLMNKQHNYSFLLSGLGFPKNNFKNTTGYSSKKKQVLEKEDFNIDGINLYWNVITQNWVDSEKNCDLKLNINEVGCVHVIQGKTLNYAAVIISEEIDYINKKLVIYKDRYNDRVMKNNYDEKIFLKYILNIYYVLLTRGVKGTFIYIKNVGLRKKIEEIFKKYNISDLII comes from the coding sequence ATGAATGGTGTGTTTAAAAAATTTAAATTTGATCAAAACTCAATAATAGTAGATGACGATTTTAAATTTTGGCCCCATATTTATATATTATATTCAAGTAATAAAGAATCAATTAAATGTTATGTAGGCCAAACAAATAACATAAATCAAAGAATAATAAACCACATAAATGATCGAAATAAAGATTTTAAAGAAGTAATAACTTATACTAATAAGTTATTTAATATATCTTTTACGTATGAAATAGAATCTGGTTTAATAGAATTAATGTCTTCACATGATAAATTACTACTATCTAACCAAAAGTCGGGTAATAGTCATAATTTTTTTGAAAAAAATAAAACCCCTTATTTTATGGAAGAAATATGAAAGCACTTAGATAAATTAGGTTTAGTAAAAAATAGCCTTAAAACAATAAAAAATAGCTTATTTTATCAAATTAATCCCTTAAAACCTTTAACAAATCATCAAAATAATATAATTGAAGAAATAAAAAATTCAATTAAGAGCAATAAATTAAATTCTTATCTAATTAAAGGTCAATCAGGAACAGGCAAAACACTATGTGCAACTGCATTATTTTATTCTTTTTGTAACGATAATGAACTAAATAAATTAAAAATTGCTTATACTTCTGGAAATACTCAATTTAGAGACGATTTATATAGAACAATTAAGAATAAATCTTTTTATTTTAATTCCAAAAATATCATGAGTCCATCTCAAATCATAAAAGATTATGTTAAAAATAACTATGAAAAGTATGATTATATAATCGTTGATGAATCACAAAGATTAAAAAAGAGAGAAGCCTTAAGCAATTATGACGTTTTTGATAAAAATTCTAATATATTAGGACTTAATAAAATGGAAACTAACGAACTTGAATGATTAATGAGGGTGTCAAAAAATCAAATAATCTTTTATGACGATAATCAAACAATAAAGAATTCAGATTTAAATATAAATGAAGAAATTGAAAAATGCAACTTTATAAAATACAATTTAGTTGATGAATTAAGAATGGAAAATGCTGATGAATATTTAAATTTATTAAAAAATATACTATTTAAAGAAAAAAATAAAATAGATAGGGATAAATTAGTAAAATATAACTTTAAGGTTTTTAAATCCTTTACCGATATGTATAATATGATTAATTTAATGAACAAACAACATAATTACTCATTTTTATTATCAGGATTAGGATTTCCTAAAAATAATTTTAAAAACACAACTGGTTATAGCTCCAAAAAGAAACAAGTACTTGAAAAAGAAGATTTTAATATTGACGGTATTAATTTGTATTGAAATGTAATAACTCAAAATTGAGTTGACTCAGAAAAAAACTGTGATTTAAAACTGAATATAAATGAGGTTGGTTGCGTTCATGTAATTCAAGGAAAAACTTTAAATTATGCAGCAGTTATAATTTCTGAAGAAATAGACTATATAAATAAAAAACTAGTTATATATAAAGATAGATATAATGATAGAGTGATGAAAAATAATTATGATGAAAAGATTTTTTTAAAATATATATTAAACATATATTATGTATTATTGACAAGAGGTGTAAAAGGAACTTTTATATATATAAAAAATGTTGGGTTAAGAAAAAAAATTGAAGAAATATTTAAAAAATACAATATATCAGATTTAATTATTTAA
- a CDS encoding DDE-type integrase/transposase/recombinase, giving the protein MWKKCDVFSVDITEKVINKLRLYTCGFYNIKQKKIYGLITKTSKGISLVVESFLKMVDEFGVFKPNSVIHSDNGSEFKSYTYKLMLMNFDLNISMSRVGRSTDNGYIEGFWSVLKIEVIIENKKYKSIEEYVYNFNLYSKFYNERRIKL; this is encoded by the coding sequence ATTTGAAAAAAATGCGATGTTTTTAGTGTTGACATAACAGAAAAAGTCATTAATAAATTAAGACTATACACTTGTGGTTTTTATAATATTAAGCAGAAAAAAATTTATGGATTAATTACAAAGACATCAAAAGGTATATCACTTGTTGTTGAATCATTTTTAAAAATGGTTGATGAGTTTGGAGTTTTTAAACCAAATAGCGTTATTCACTCTGATAATGGTTCAGAGTTTAAATCCTATACATATAAATTAATGCTGATGAATTTTGACTTAAATATAAGCATGTCTAGAGTTGGTAGATCGACTGATAATGGTTATATAGAAGGCTTTTGAAGCGTATTAAAAATAGAAGTTATAATAGAGAATAAAAAATATAAATCAATTGAAGAATATGTATATAATTTTAATTTATACTCAAAATTTTATAATGAAAGGAGAATAAAGTTATAA